A region of Candidatus Omnitrophota bacterium DNA encodes the following proteins:
- the pabB gene encoding aminodeoxychorismate synthase component I: protein MAYSILKSYKLKFTPFEIFTALRQEKNCFFLDSSLNANLLGRYSFLGIDPFYILETKGEDPLPKLREILARYKVANHKNGPPFLGGAVGYLAYDLGFILEKKLKIKPKPSPGIPDCLFAFYNTVIILDHLKKITHISSVGFPEKKYRLEKTLCESNVRKIERLLSRINTCESGNGKNKPQNKPLGLKSNFTKEGYILAVKKAKEYIRRGDIYQVNLAQEFQAQATLSGWEIYRRLRKISPSYFSSYFDAGGQQILSSSPEGFLRLQAGRVTTRPMKGTRARSQNRIKDAKLKKELLDSAKDKAELAMIVDLERNDLGRVCNYDSIKVDTFRQLEEYSTVFQTTASVYGSLHKNKDNLDLIRACFPGGSITGCPKIRAMEIIEELEPSRRSIYTGCLGYLSFCGNMDLNILIRTILKKEDKLYFSVGGGIVADSRPQAEYEETLVKAKAMMEAINAL from the coding sequence ATGGCATACTCCATCTTGAAATCGTATAAATTAAAGTTTACGCCTTTTGAGATTTTTACCGCCCTAAGGCAGGAGAAGAACTGTTTCTTCTTAGATAGCAGCCTGAACGCAAATCTTCTGGGCAGGTATTCCTTTTTGGGTATTGACCCTTTTTATATCTTAGAAACGAAAGGAGAAGACCCCTTACCGAAATTAAGAGAAATTTTGGCTCGATATAAGGTTGCTAATCATAAAAACGGCCCTCCTTTTTTAGGAGGCGCAGTGGGGTATTTGGCCTATGACCTGGGGTTTATTTTAGAAAAGAAGTTAAAGATTAAACCTAAACCAAGCCCGGGGATCCCGGATTGCCTATTTGCCTTCTACAATACCGTAATCATCCTCGACCATTTAAAAAAAATAACGCATATATCCTCAGTAGGGTTTCCTGAGAAAAAATACCGCCTGGAAAAAACGCTCTGTGAATCTAATGTCAGAAAGATAGAGAGGTTACTTTCGCGTATTAATACATGCGAGTCAGGTAACGGAAAGAATAAACCCCAGAATAAGCCCCTTGGATTAAAATCAAATTTTACAAAAGAAGGTTATATTTTAGCGGTAAAAAAAGCCAAGGAATATATCAGAAGGGGCGATATCTATCAGGTCAATCTGGCGCAGGAATTTCAGGCCCAGGCAACTTTATCCGGCTGGGAAATCTATCGGCGCCTGCGCAAAATCAGCCCTTCTTATTTTAGCAGTTATTTTGATGCAGGAGGCCAGCAGATCTTAAGCTCTTCTCCGGAGGGCTTTTTAAGGTTACAGGCTGGGCGGGTAACTACGCGCCCGATGAAAGGCACGCGAGCGCGTTCTCAAAACCGGATAAAAGATGCAAAATTAAAAAAAGAACTCTTGGATAGCGCTAAAGACAAGGCAGAGTTGGCCATGATCGTGGATTTAGAGAGGAATGATTTGGGCCGTGTCTGCAATTATGATTCCATAAAGGTAGATACCTTTAGGCAATTAGAAGAGTATAGCACCGTATTCCAGACTACGGCTAGTGTCTATGGCTCGCTGCATAAAAATAAAGATAACCTTGATCTCATCCGCGCCTGTTTCCCCGGAGGCTCAATTACCGGCTGCCCGAAAATCCGCGCCATGGAAATTATTGAAGAATTGGAACCAAGCAGGAGGTCTATATATACAGGCTGCCTGGGTTATTTGAGCTTTTGCGGCAATATGGACTTGAATATCTTAATCCGCACTATTTTGAAAAAAGAAGATAAGCTTTATTTTAGCGTAGGCGGTGGCATTGTCGCAGACTCAAGGCCGCAAGCCGAATATGAAGAGACGCTGGTGAAGGCTAAGGCGATGATGGAGGCAATAAACGCGTTATAG
- a CDS encoding aminotransferase class IV: protein MKEIIFLNGKFLPLREAKISILTPGFLYGWGLFETMRAYHEKIVYFNAHLERINRSCKLIGINMPYSRNKLKGIIQETVKTNAFTDARVRLTLWKFAAGADTLVSVKKYCPYSYAKYKNGFRACVSSFRQNEGSHLAQLKTTSYLLYRLAYQQAKEQGFDESVILNPRGYICEGSSTNIFLVKNQELWTPALECGCLNGITRKAVLDLAKKYHIKAYEGNLSLPDLYAADEAFLTNSLLGIMPLAAVEKQRAGKGTGRYRITRFFMQEYHSLLTRGT from the coding sequence ATGAAAGAAATCATTTTTTTAAATGGTAAGTTTTTACCTTTGCGTGAGGCGAAAATATCAATTTTAACGCCCGGATTTTTATACGGCTGGGGGTTATTTGAAACGATGCGCGCATATCATGAGAAGATAGTTTATTTTAATGCGCATTTAGAAAGAATTAACCGTTCCTGTAAATTAATCGGCATAAACATGCCTTATTCCCGGAATAAATTAAAAGGGATTATCCAGGAGACAGTGAAAACCAATGCTTTTACGGATGCCCGCGTCAGGTTGACTCTTTGGAAATTCGCGGCGGGGGCAGATACTCTGGTCAGCGTCAAAAAATATTGCCCCTATAGTTACGCAAAGTATAAAAATGGTTTTCGTGCCTGCGTTTCTTCCTTCAGGCAAAACGAGGGTTCTCATTTAGCGCAGCTTAAGACGACCAGTTATCTTTTATACAGGTTAGCTTACCAGCAGGCGAAAGAGCAGGGTTTTGACGAGTCGGTTATCTTGAACCCCAGAGGTTATATTTGTGAAGGCAGCAGTACTAACATATTCTTAGTAAAAAATCAGGAATTATGGACGCCTGCCTTAGAATGCGGTTGTTTAAACGGCATTACCCGTAAGGCCGTATTGGACCTGGCAAAAAAATATCATATTAAGGCGTATGAGGGTAATCTTAGCCTACCCGATTTGTATGCTGCTGATGAGGCATTCCTGACTAATTCTCTGCTGGGGATTATGCCTTTGGCAGCCGTAGAAAAACAGAGGGCCGGCAAAGGCACAGGCAGGTATAGAATTACCCGGTTTTTTATGCAAGAATACCATTCTTTACTAACACGTGGAACTTAA